Proteins co-encoded in one Caulobacter rhizosphaerae genomic window:
- a CDS encoding response regulator transcription factor, giving the protein MSNLLSPRLRQCLMLAREGHTAVEIAFVLGLSYRTVNQYLSDAYKRLGARNRMQAVSIAVRRGEIPAVESPSPPFSLGSGSECAPPG; this is encoded by the coding sequence TTGAGCAATCTCTTATCGCCACGCCTACGCCAGTGCCTGATGCTGGCGCGTGAGGGTCACACCGCCGTCGAGATCGCGTTCGTCCTGGGCTTGTCCTACCGAACGGTGAACCAGTATTTGTCGGACGCCTACAAGCGATTGGGCGCCCGTAATCGCATGCAGGCCGTCTCGATCGCCGTGCGGCGGGGAGAAATTCCCGCGGTCGAATCGCCGTCGCCGCCGTTTTCGTTGGGCTCAGGGTCGGAGTGTGCGCCCCCGGGGTAG
- a CDS encoding TrbC/VirB2 family protein gives MARGSRSPDGPARRARTLRWGLALGLLASLAAGPALAGGTGGGMPWDGWLTSIADSITGPVAKAIGVIAIAVTGLGVAISEGGSWVRKGMQVMFALCIAFSASTFFLGFLGFTGGAGF, from the coding sequence ATGGCGAGAGGTTCAAGATCACCTGACGGTCCGGCCAGGCGCGCCAGGACGCTGCGCTGGGGGCTTGCCCTGGGCCTGCTGGCCAGCTTGGCCGCGGGTCCGGCCCTGGCGGGCGGCACGGGGGGCGGCATGCCCTGGGACGGTTGGCTGACCTCGATCGCCGACTCCATCACCGGCCCTGTGGCCAAGGCCATCGGGGTGATCGCCATCGCCGTCACCGGTCTTGGCGTGGCCATTTCCGAGGGCGGGTCCTGGGTGCGCAAGGGCATGCAGGTGATGTTCGCCCTATGCATCGCGTTTTCCGCCTCGACCTTCTTCCTGGGCTTCTTGGGCTTTACCGGCGGGGCGGGCTTTTGA
- a CDS encoding VirB3 family type IV secretion system protein, translating into MAGVEGFEIDLPGALSEPVTLAGVPRMAAVLIGTLTALLSLGLQTPWIGLPLGALLYGGALWMAKRDPYVFDILRRHLRQPGHLDG; encoded by the coding sequence ATGGCCGGCGTCGAGGGCTTCGAGATCGATCTGCCCGGCGCGCTGTCGGAGCCGGTGACCCTGGCGGGCGTGCCGCGCATGGCCGCGGTGCTGATCGGCACCCTGACGGCGCTGCTGAGCCTGGGCCTGCAGACGCCCTGGATCGGCCTACCGCTCGGAGCCCTGCTCTACGGCGGGGCGCTGTGGATGGCCAAGCGCGATCCGTACGTCTTCGACATCCTGCGCCGGCACCTGCGCCAGCCTGGCCACCTGGACGGCTAG
- the trbE gene encoding conjugal transfer protein TrbE: MLFLNEYRTRASRLCDHLPWALLIAPGVVLNKDGSFQRTLEFRGPDLASATSAGLMAARAQLNNALRRLGSRWCLHVEAVRSASQSYPSGRFPDPVSHLIDEERRAAFEAEAVHFESRYFATFTYLPPQDAIGRAEALLVENLPQGRGAGALYRQALEEFLATVAGIADILSGVFPLVRALDDEQTLTYLHACVSTKAHRVAVPEPPAYLDAVLTDDDFLGGLHPRLGGHYLRTVSVRAYPSASWPGILDQLNSLGLAYRWVSRFLPLDKEDARRAVTTLRKRWFSKRKGLLAVLKEAITHEPSLLEDPDALQKTHDADAALMILGGDAASMGYFTPTLTLTDPDPDRLAAKVRLVEGVINRAGFVTKAEDLNAVEAWLGSLPGQAYADVRRPMVSSLNLCDLLPVSAIWPGPRINGHLSAECAKQGASGAQPPLIHGRTDATTPFRLDLHQGDVGHAFVVGPTGAGKSVLLNMLALQWRRYPHARVVIFDKGRSSRAATLLVGGGFYDLGPWNDGLAFQPLARIDRSDERVWAQDWLLDLLAASGVETTPAVKDELWKALVNLAAGPAEQRTLTVLAATVQDLDVKAALKPFTLEGPHGHLLDAAEERLTARAWQAFELGALMESPAALGPVLTYLFHVLERGFDGRPTLIVLDEAWRFLESTAFALKIREWLWTVRKLNVCVVFSTLSLSSISGSPIAAALMEGCPTRIFLPNPEARAPLLAKAYGGFGLNDQQIEIIAGAAPKREYYYQSPAGNRLFELGLGPVALAAAGASGAADQAMISRLLREHGVEGFAAAFYRARGLGEVGDFLEEARHAA, translated from the coding sequence ATGCTGTTTCTCAACGAGTACCGCACGCGCGCCTCGCGTCTTTGCGATCACCTGCCCTGGGCCCTGCTGATCGCGCCGGGCGTGGTTCTCAACAAGGACGGGTCGTTCCAGCGGACGCTGGAGTTTCGTGGACCGGACCTGGCCAGCGCCACCTCGGCCGGGCTGATGGCGGCGCGGGCCCAGCTCAACAACGCCCTGCGACGCCTCGGCTCGCGCTGGTGCCTGCATGTGGAGGCCGTCCGCTCGGCCTCGCAGTCCTATCCGTCCGGCCGCTTTCCCGATCCGGTCAGTCACCTGATCGACGAGGAACGTCGCGCGGCGTTCGAGGCCGAGGCCGTTCATTTCGAGAGCCGCTACTTCGCCACCTTCACCTACCTGCCGCCGCAAGACGCCATCGGTCGGGCCGAGGCGCTTCTGGTGGAGAACCTGCCCCAGGGGCGCGGGGCCGGGGCGCTCTATCGTCAGGCGCTGGAGGAGTTCCTGGCCACGGTGGCGGGGATCGCCGACATCCTGTCGGGCGTCTTCCCGCTGGTCCGCGCGCTCGACGACGAGCAGACCCTTACGTATCTGCACGCCTGCGTCTCGACCAAGGCTCACCGCGTCGCGGTCCCTGAGCCGCCCGCCTATCTGGACGCGGTCCTCACCGACGACGATTTTCTGGGCGGGCTGCATCCGCGCCTGGGCGGTCACTACCTGCGCACCGTCTCGGTCCGCGCCTATCCGTCCGCCAGCTGGCCGGGGATCCTCGACCAGCTCAACAGCCTGGGCCTGGCCTATCGTTGGGTCTCGCGGTTCCTGCCCCTCGACAAGGAAGACGCTCGGCGCGCGGTGACCACCTTGCGCAAGCGCTGGTTCTCCAAGCGCAAGGGCCTGCTGGCCGTCCTCAAGGAAGCCATCACCCACGAACCTTCGCTGCTGGAGGATCCCGACGCCCTGCAAAAGACCCATGACGCCGACGCGGCCCTGATGATCCTGGGCGGGGACGCCGCCTCGATGGGCTATTTCACGCCGACCCTGACGCTGACCGATCCGGATCCGGACCGTCTGGCGGCCAAGGTCCGCCTGGTCGAGGGGGTGATCAACCGCGCCGGCTTCGTCACCAAGGCCGAGGACCTCAACGCCGTGGAGGCCTGGCTCGGCAGCCTGCCTGGCCAGGCCTATGCCGACGTGCGCCGGCCGATGGTCTCCTCGCTCAATCTCTGCGACCTCTTGCCGGTTTCGGCGATCTGGCCAGGCCCGAGGATCAACGGCCACCTCAGCGCCGAATGCGCCAAGCAGGGCGCGAGCGGCGCCCAGCCGCCGCTGATCCATGGGCGCACCGACGCCACCACCCCGTTCCGGCTGGACCTGCACCAGGGTGATGTCGGCCACGCCTTCGTGGTTGGGCCGACCGGCGCGGGCAAGTCGGTGCTGCTCAACATGCTGGCCCTGCAATGGCGGCGCTATCCCCACGCCCGGGTGGTGATCTTCGACAAGGGCCGCAGCAGCCGCGCGGCCACGCTCCTGGTCGGCGGGGGCTTCTATGATCTGGGGCCGTGGAACGACGGCTTGGCTTTCCAGCCGTTGGCGCGGATCGATCGGTCCGACGAGCGTGTCTGGGCCCAGGACTGGCTCCTGGACCTGCTGGCCGCCTCGGGCGTGGAGACCACGCCGGCGGTCAAGGACGAGCTTTGGAAGGCCCTGGTCAACCTGGCGGCCGGTCCGGCCGAGCAGCGCACCCTCACCGTCCTGGCCGCCACCGTCCAGGACCTCGACGTCAAGGCCGCGCTCAAACCGTTCACCCTGGAGGGGCCGCACGGCCATTTGCTGGACGCGGCCGAGGAACGGCTGACCGCCCGGGCCTGGCAAGCCTTTGAGCTGGGGGCGCTGATGGAGAGTCCCGCGGCCCTGGGGCCGGTGCTGACCTATCTTTTCCATGTCCTGGAGCGGGGCTTCGACGGCCGGCCGACCCTGATCGTCCTGGACGAGGCCTGGCGCTTCCTAGAATCGACGGCCTTCGCCCTGAAGATCCGCGAATGGCTTTGGACGGTGCGCAAGCTCAATGTCTGCGTGGTGTTCAGCACGCTCAGCCTGTCGAGCATCTCGGGCAGCCCGATCGCCGCGGCGCTGATGGAGGGCTGCCCGACCCGGATCTTCCTGCCCAATCCCGAGGCGCGCGCGCCCCTGCTGGCCAAGGCCTATGGCGGTTTTGGGCTCAACGACCAGCAGATCGAGATCATCGCCGGGGCCGCGCCCAAGCGCGAGTACTACTACCAGAGCCCGGCCGGCAACCGGCTGTTCGAGCTGGGCTTGGGACCCGTGGCCCTGGCCGCCGCCGGCGCGTCGGGCGCGGCCGACCAGGCGATGATCAGCCGCCTCCTGCGCGAACATGGCGTCGAGGGCTTCGCGGCGGCCTTCTATCGCGCCCGGGGCCTGGGCGAGGTCGGCGATTTCCTCGAGGAGGCCCGGCATGCGGCCTGA
- a CDS encoding conjugal transfer protein TrbJ, which produces MIALDRRRLLVRSLSWVTATAVAGGASAARAQMTVYDPAAVAQAIKQVQQGLAQVQALQSQLAQQTRMLQSLGVDVTGPLRDIAGQATALLRQAQGLGYQAASVSQGFADLYPNDLSGLSAQDLAQRLAAWSQSSRQTLQEAMQVQNQIVQAQDATGQAVVSAVSASQAAAGQTAAVQATNQLLAALSTQLTQLQALIITQARQAQTWEAERRGLVTKGEADRSRNSAVTRSAPRFSGDVLP; this is translated from the coding sequence ATGATTGCGCTCGACCGCCGCCGCCTCCTGGTGAGGAGCCTGTCCTGGGTCACGGCCACGGCCGTCGCGGGCGGGGCCAGCGCCGCCCGCGCCCAGATGACCGTCTATGACCCGGCCGCCGTGGCCCAGGCGATCAAGCAGGTGCAGCAGGGCCTGGCGCAGGTCCAGGCCCTGCAGAGCCAGTTGGCCCAGCAGACGCGGATGCTGCAGAGCCTGGGGGTGGACGTCACCGGGCCGCTTCGCGACATCGCCGGCCAGGCCACCGCCCTGCTGCGGCAGGCCCAGGGCCTGGGCTACCAGGCCGCCAGTGTCAGCCAGGGCTTCGCCGATCTCTATCCGAACGACCTCTCGGGCCTGTCGGCCCAGGACCTGGCCCAGCGCCTGGCGGCCTGGAGCCAGTCCAGCCGCCAGACCCTGCAGGAGGCCATGCAGGTGCAAAACCAGATCGTCCAGGCCCAGGACGCGACCGGCCAGGCCGTGGTCTCGGCGGTCAGCGCCTCGCAGGCCGCCGCGGGCCAGACCGCCGCCGTCCAGGCCACCAACCAGTTGCTGGCGGCGCTGTCGACCCAACTGACCCAGTTGCAGGCGTTGATCATCACCCAGGCGCGCCAGGCGCAAACTTGGGAGGCCGAGCGGCGCGGCCTCGTCACTAAGGGCGAGGCCGACCGGAGCCGCAATTCGGCGGTGACCCGCAGCGCGCCTCGCTTTTCCGGAGACGTCCTGCCGTGA
- the trbL gene encoding P-type conjugative transfer protein TrbL: MQTASPAALDEFIAQYTTKIGAGFGLIHGDVQSTFAALIVISLGLSALLWAIDENQNVPAALIRKLLLFGFFAWLIASWHALTLTVIRGFVALGLKAGGGGLSVGDLLNAPSKIVWDGLDVVFELLKYIGRLASEGMGVGFFTHIDTILVTAIVIIGVLLAFVLLGVEVVVTVIEFYAVTLISFVMVPFGILTQTAFLAERAIAYVPAVGVKLMALALVVSIGESLFTNYIVSPEPTWQESCGLLVAAIVFLMLALKIPAVAAAQITGSPQLSAGSAASSVVSLAATAGGLALAGRWAAGGMAAGAGAAAARGAAGLRGAGPGRGPSGGAGSGGAGPGPGGGGPRPASPAGPSPQTVVSRARTWFSAPPSEPLAPSEPAEPVGDPAARPDPASPPSPSSSPSPPGRSPATGGGKAAPGAFPWREDDSGPPIGMPPIHPPSDDA, translated from the coding sequence ATGCAGACCGCTTCCCCCGCCGCGCTGGACGAGTTCATCGCCCAATACACCACCAAGATCGGGGCGGGGTTTGGCCTGATCCATGGCGACGTGCAGTCGACCTTCGCGGCCCTGATCGTCATCAGCCTGGGGCTTTCGGCGCTGCTGTGGGCGATCGACGAGAACCAGAACGTGCCGGCAGCCCTGATCCGCAAGCTGCTGCTCTTTGGCTTTTTCGCCTGGCTGATCGCCAGCTGGCACGCCCTGACCCTGACGGTGATCAGGGGCTTCGTGGCCCTGGGGTTGAAGGCCGGCGGCGGGGGCCTGAGCGTCGGGGATCTGCTCAACGCGCCCTCCAAGATCGTCTGGGACGGGCTGGATGTCGTCTTCGAGCTCCTGAAATACATCGGCCGGCTGGCCAGCGAAGGCATGGGCGTGGGCTTTTTCACCCACATCGACACCATTCTGGTCACGGCCATCGTCATCATCGGCGTGCTGCTGGCCTTCGTGCTGCTGGGCGTGGAGGTGGTGGTCACGGTCATCGAGTTCTACGCGGTGACCCTGATCTCGTTCGTGATGGTGCCGTTCGGCATCCTGACCCAGACCGCCTTCCTGGCCGAGCGGGCCATCGCCTACGTGCCGGCCGTCGGGGTCAAGCTGATGGCCCTGGCCCTGGTGGTGTCCATCGGCGAGTCCCTGTTCACCAATTACATCGTCTCGCCCGAGCCGACCTGGCAGGAAAGCTGCGGGCTCCTGGTGGCGGCGATCGTCTTCCTGATGCTGGCCCTGAAGATCCCCGCCGTGGCCGCCGCCCAGATCACCGGCAGCCCGCAGCTGAGCGCCGGGTCGGCCGCCTCCAGCGTGGTGAGCCTAGCGGCGACGGCGGGGGGATTGGCCCTGGCCGGCCGCTGGGCCGCCGGGGGCATGGCGGCGGGCGCGGGCGCGGCCGCGGCGAGGGGCGCGGCGGGCCTTCGCGGCGCTGGTCCGGGGCGTGGCCCGAGCGGCGGAGCCGGATCGGGAGGGGCCGGACCAGGCCCCGGCGGCGGCGGTCCGCGGCCCGCCTCGCCCGCGGGGCCTTCGCCCCAGACGGTGGTTTCGCGCGCCCGCACCTGGTTTTCCGCGCCGCCGTCCGAGCCGCTCGCGCCCTCGGAACCGGCCGAGCCGGTCGGCGATCCGGCGGCCCGGCCGGACCCGGCGTCGCCGCCCTCCCCGTCTTCTTCGCCGTCGCCGCCTGGGCGGTCGCCAGCGACCGGCGGCGGCAAGGCCGCCCCCGGAGCCTTCCCCTGGCGCGAGGACGACAGCGGCCCGCCCATCGGCATGCCCCCGATCCATCCCCCGTCCGACGACGCCTAG
- the trbF gene encoding conjugal transfer protein TrbF, whose product MSTAFKRVQERYGDSTPVETPYHRAGQVHDDRDGAKLVQARNWRLMAFACASLAALSLGAYIYERQDTRIATYVVPVDRYGRPGRIEAADRVYAPTQAEIGYFVADFVQLVRAKSTDPVVLRQNWVRAYAFVSADAKAGLSQYAREHDPFARVGQEAATVEIVSVLARSPTTYQVQWRETLYDQGVALPPQRWTGLFTVSRKPPRDEAQLRANPLGVFISAFQWSRDL is encoded by the coding sequence ATGTCCACTGCCTTCAAACGCGTCCAGGAACGCTACGGCGACTCCACGCCCGTCGAGACCCCCTATCATCGGGCCGGCCAGGTCCACGACGACCGCGACGGGGCCAAGCTCGTCCAAGCCCGCAACTGGCGGCTGATGGCCTTTGCGTGCGCGAGCCTGGCCGCCCTGTCGCTCGGGGCCTACATCTACGAGCGCCAGGACACGCGCATCGCCACCTATGTGGTGCCCGTCGACCGGTACGGGCGGCCCGGCCGCATCGAGGCGGCCGATCGGGTCTATGCGCCGACCCAGGCCGAAATCGGCTACTTCGTGGCCGATTTCGTGCAGCTGGTCCGCGCCAAGAGCACCGACCCCGTCGTCCTCCGTCAAAACTGGGTGCGGGCCTACGCCTTCGTGTCGGCCGACGCCAAGGCCGGCTTGAGCCAGTACGCCCGTGAGCACGATCCGTTCGCCCGTGTGGGCCAGGAGGCCGCCACGGTGGAGATCGTGTCGGTGCTGGCTCGCAGCCCCACCACCTACCAGGTCCAGTGGCGCGAGACGCTCTACGACCAGGGCGTGGCCCTGCCGCCGCAGCGCTGGACGGGACTGTTCACCGTCAGCCGCAAACCGCCGCGCGACGAGGCCCAACTGCGGGCCAACCCCCTGGGGGTGTTCATCTCCGCCTTCCAATGGAGCCGCGACCTATGA
- the trbG gene encoding P-type conjugative transfer protein TrbG, protein MASPGLAVLGLAAAMLAAASAPAASEPGAAPPTVARPLTSRLPSARPAPPIPAARQAQPLTDAPAVAIRAPAPRRRAVARRPRTTSGPLLTIAAANASARDWPTPGAYVNAALYYDFEPGRLYTVHTSPRFLTTITLKPGEKLIAKAAGDTVRWVLGQTLAGSGEGAQVVILVKPIRADLRTNIVLTTDQRTYLIDAVSTASSAYTSMLGWNYPQDQAQAQADERARLSAAAERETGAQVAPDVAVERLNFRYAIEARGRHGPPWTPVRVFDDGAKTYIEFPADLATKPAPPLFLLGDKDRAELVNYRQAGVYYVVDRLLDRAELRLSQRRQDIVRITRAGAGR, encoded by the coding sequence TTGGCGTCCCCCGGCCTGGCGGTCCTGGGCTTGGCGGCCGCGATGCTGGCGGCGGCCAGCGCGCCGGCGGCGTCCGAGCCTGGAGCCGCCCCGCCGACGGTCGCCCGGCCTTTGACCTCGCGGCTCCCAAGCGCTCGGCCGGCGCCGCCGATCCCGGCGGCCCGGCAAGCCCAGCCTCTCACCGACGCCCCCGCCGTGGCGATCAGGGCGCCTGCGCCGCGCCGCCGCGCCGTCGCGCGACGTCCGCGCACGACCAGCGGGCCGCTCCTGACCATCGCCGCGGCCAACGCCTCGGCCCGCGACTGGCCAACGCCCGGCGCCTACGTCAATGCGGCGCTCTATTACGACTTCGAGCCGGGCCGGCTTTACACCGTCCACACCAGCCCGCGGTTCCTGACCACCATCACGCTCAAGCCCGGCGAGAAGCTGATCGCCAAGGCCGCCGGAGACACCGTGCGCTGGGTGCTGGGCCAGACCCTGGCGGGGTCGGGCGAAGGCGCCCAGGTCGTGATCCTGGTCAAGCCGATCCGGGCCGATCTGCGCACCAACATCGTGCTGACGACCGACCAGCGGACCTATCTGATCGATGCGGTGTCGACGGCCTCCAGCGCCTACACCAGCATGCTGGGCTGGAACTATCCGCAGGACCAGGCCCAGGCGCAGGCCGATGAGCGCGCCCGCCTATCGGCGGCCGCCGAGCGCGAGACCGGGGCTCAGGTCGCGCCCGATGTGGCGGTCGAGCGCCTGAATTTCCGCTACGCGATCGAGGCGCGCGGCCGTCACGGTCCCCCCTGGACGCCGGTGCGCGTTTTCGACGATGGGGCCAAGACCTATATCGAGTTCCCCGCCGACCTGGCGACGAAGCCGGCCCCGCCGCTCTTCCTGCTGGGCGACAAGGACCGGGCCGAGCTCGTCAACTATCGCCAGGCCGGCGTCTACTACGTGGTGGACCGCCTGCTTGACCGGGCCGAGCTGCGTCTGAGCCAGCGGCGGCAGGACATCGTGCGGATCACCCGCGCCGGAGCCGGCCGTTGA
- a CDS encoding TrbI/VirB10 family protein, translating into MNPGSDEPLSRSAAAGAKAPARSVLEAPRRPIARYRPVVIGAAVLVVLLLVGLGFLIAFGGGHTARKATAEPSAEADPAAPAPIDDRLPASYSELGPRPNTLAVPPGQTGPGAPGTGAAQVPSGATASVDPARQRRLDEQAAAQKAGPFFGGAPGAAGEATASTPTTPSPASWAGPAATGAAAADSAVNPREAFIARAGAPGATYAPAIPQPPLSPYELKAGSIIAAAMVTGLNSDLPGMAIAQVTEPVFDHRTGRIVLIPQGARLVGKYDSQVGYGQERVLVVWTRLIFPSGRSVELGGMTGADATGAAGLSDRVDAHIPRLARAIGLSTLIAIGASAAQNSQARGSDNLVLQDAAGGVAGQASQTGQRLVERDLQRAPTLTIRPGYPVRVMVDKDLILPPETEAGR; encoded by the coding sequence TTGAACCCGGGTTCCGACGAGCCGCTCTCCAGGAGCGCCGCCGCCGGCGCCAAGGCCCCGGCTCGATCTGTTCTGGAGGCGCCCCGACGGCCGATCGCCCGTTACCGGCCCGTGGTGATCGGCGCGGCCGTGCTTGTCGTGCTCTTGCTCGTGGGGCTTGGGTTCCTGATCGCCTTCGGCGGCGGCCACACCGCCCGCAAGGCCACGGCCGAGCCGTCGGCCGAGGCCGATCCGGCGGCGCCGGCGCCGATCGACGATCGCTTGCCGGCCTCCTACAGCGAACTGGGTCCGCGGCCCAATACGTTGGCCGTTCCGCCGGGCCAGACGGGGCCGGGCGCGCCGGGGACGGGCGCGGCGCAAGTCCCGTCGGGCGCGACCGCCTCTGTCGATCCGGCGCGCCAGCGGCGCCTGGACGAGCAGGCGGCCGCCCAGAAAGCCGGGCCGTTCTTCGGCGGGGCGCCGGGGGCGGCCGGCGAGGCGACCGCCTCCACGCCGACGACGCCGTCGCCGGCGTCATGGGCGGGCCCGGCGGCGACGGGTGCGGCGGCCGCGGATTCCGCCGTCAATCCCAGGGAGGCGTTCATCGCCCGGGCCGGCGCGCCGGGGGCGACCTATGCGCCCGCCATACCCCAGCCGCCGCTGTCGCCCTACGAGCTCAAGGCCGGCAGCATTATCGCCGCGGCCATGGTCACCGGTCTCAACTCCGACCTGCCAGGCATGGCGATCGCCCAGGTCACCGAGCCGGTGTTCGATCACCGCACCGGAAGGATCGTTCTCATTCCCCAGGGCGCGAGGCTGGTGGGCAAGTACGACAGCCAGGTCGGCTACGGCCAGGAGCGCGTGCTGGTGGTCTGGACGCGCCTGATCTTTCCCAGCGGCCGCTCGGTGGAACTGGGCGGCATGACGGGTGCGGACGCCACGGGCGCGGCGGGCCTGTCGGATCGGGTCGACGCCCACATCCCGCGCCTGGCCCGGGCGATCGGCCTGTCGACCCTGATCGCGATCGGCGCCTCGGCCGCCCAGAACAGCCAGGCGCGCGGGAGCGACAACCTGGTGCTGCAGGACGCGGCCGGCGGCGTGGCCGGGCAGGCCAGCCAGACGGGGCAGCGCCTGGTCGAGCGCGACCTCCAGCGCGCCCCGACCTTGACGATCAGGCCCGGCTATCCGGTTCGGGTCATGGTCGACAAGGATCTGATCCTGCCGCCCGAAACGGAGGCGGGCCGATGA
- a CDS encoding ribbon-helix-helix domain-containing protein yields the protein MTTARDLEYNAQYQKRLRANARASGKSQLNALVPSDLVARLDRLKKARGLTNRNDALAVLLREYFDGGEPERNHAVSA from the coding sequence ATGACGACCGCACGCGACCTTGAATACAACGCGCAATACCAGAAGCGCCTGCGCGCCAACGCCCGCGCTTCTGGGAAAAGTCAGCTCAACGCCCTCGTGCCCAGCGACCTCGTCGCACGGCTCGACAGGCTCAAGAAGGCGCGCGGTCTCACCAATCGAAACGATGCCCTGGCGGTGTTGCTGCGGGAGTATTTCGACGGGGGCGAACCGGAAAGGAACCATGCCGTGAGCGCATAG